Proteins encoded together in one Lathyrus oleraceus cultivar Zhongwan6 chromosome 5, CAAS_Psat_ZW6_1.0, whole genome shotgun sequence window:
- the LOC127085293 gene encoding uncharacterized protein LOC127085293 isoform X1 produces MSDSNEMPSFKSYQDQANLFVKDYILADSLIPYTSVIGGILACKLIYDLTHLIGTNYFKTYSSFSKIQRIEWNNRSVSTIHSIFITTMSLYLVFCSNLFSDNQSTDPITVRNSSLSTFALGVRMVSVGYFIFDLAMILWFFPSLGGYEYVVHHLFSLVAVAYSMLSGEGQLYTYMVLISETTTPGVNLRWYLDVAGMKRSKAYLINGVVIFLAWMVARILLFVYMFYHVYLHFDQVERMHIIGQILVIIVPMVLSVMNLVWFAKIVKGLRKTLAKRQ; encoded by the exons ATGTCGGACTCGAATGAAATGCCGTCGTTCAAATCTTACCAGGATCAGGCTAATTTGTTCGTGAAGGATTATATACTAGCAGACTCTTTGATTCCATATACTTCTGTTATTGGTGGCATTCTTGCTTGCAAACTG ATCTATGATCTTACTCATCTCATTGGTACTAATTACTTCAAGACCTATTCCAGCTTCTCAAAAATCCAACGGATTGAGTGGAATAACCG ATCTGTATCAACTATTCATTCAATTTTCATAACCACTATGTCATTATACTTGGTGTTTTGCTCAAATTTATTTTCTGACAACCAGTCTACTGATCCTATTACAGTTCGAAACTCTTCATTGTCAACATTTGCACTTGGGGTAAGAATG GTTTCTGTTGGTTACTTCATTTTCGATTTAGCAATGATCCTTTGGTTTTTTCCTTCTCTGGGTGGATATGAGTAT GTGGTTCATCATCTGTTTTCGTTAGTAGCAGTAGCGTATTCAATGTTGAGTGGGGAAGGACAGCTTTACACATACATGGTCCTGATCTCCGAAACAACTACTCCAGGAGTCAATTTGAGATG GTATCTCGACGTAGCTGGTATGAAAAGATCCAAAGCTTATCTCATCAATGGGGTTGTAATATTCCTTGCTTGGATG GTTGCCAGGATACTTTTGTTTGTTTACATGTTTTACCATGTGTACCTGCACTTTGATCAG GTTGAGCGAATGCACATCATTGGGCAGATATTGGTAATTATTGTGCCAATGGTACTATCTGTTATGAACTTGGTTTGGTTTGCAAAGATCGTTAAAGGCTTGAGGAAGACATTGGCAAAGAGGCAATGA
- the LOC127085293 gene encoding uncharacterized protein LOC127085293 isoform X2, which yields MSDSNEMPSFKSYQDQANLFVKDYILADSLIPYTSVIGGILACKLIYDLTHLIGTNYFKTYSSFSKIQRIEWNNRSVSTIHSIFITTMSLYLVFCSNLFSDNQSTDPITVRNSSLSTFALGVSVGYFIFDLAMILWFFPSLGGYEYVVHHLFSLVAVAYSMLSGEGQLYTYMVLISETTTPGVNLRWYLDVAGMKRSKAYLINGVVIFLAWMVARILLFVYMFYHVYLHFDQVERMHIIGQILVIIVPMVLSVMNLVWFAKIVKGLRKTLAKRQ from the exons ATGTCGGACTCGAATGAAATGCCGTCGTTCAAATCTTACCAGGATCAGGCTAATTTGTTCGTGAAGGATTATATACTAGCAGACTCTTTGATTCCATATACTTCTGTTATTGGTGGCATTCTTGCTTGCAAACTG ATCTATGATCTTACTCATCTCATTGGTACTAATTACTTCAAGACCTATTCCAGCTTCTCAAAAATCCAACGGATTGAGTGGAATAACCG ATCTGTATCAACTATTCATTCAATTTTCATAACCACTATGTCATTATACTTGGTGTTTTGCTCAAATTTATTTTCTGACAACCAGTCTACTGATCCTATTACAGTTCGAAACTCTTCATTGTCAACATTTGCACTTGGG GTTTCTGTTGGTTACTTCATTTTCGATTTAGCAATGATCCTTTGGTTTTTTCCTTCTCTGGGTGGATATGAGTAT GTGGTTCATCATCTGTTTTCGTTAGTAGCAGTAGCGTATTCAATGTTGAGTGGGGAAGGACAGCTTTACACATACATGGTCCTGATCTCCGAAACAACTACTCCAGGAGTCAATTTGAGATG GTATCTCGACGTAGCTGGTATGAAAAGATCCAAAGCTTATCTCATCAATGGGGTTGTAATATTCCTTGCTTGGATG GTTGCCAGGATACTTTTGTTTGTTTACATGTTTTACCATGTGTACCTGCACTTTGATCAG GTTGAGCGAATGCACATCATTGGGCAGATATTGGTAATTATTGTGCCAATGGTACTATCTGTTATGAACTTGGTTTGGTTTGCAAAGATCGTTAAAGGCTTGAGGAAGACATTGGCAAAGAGGCAATGA